One window of the Mixophyes fleayi isolate aMixFle1 chromosome 6, aMixFle1.hap1, whole genome shotgun sequence genome contains the following:
- the PPDPF gene encoding pancreatic progenitor cell differentiation and proliferation factor has product MASIPSSGSLVATHDYYRRRLGSTSSNSSCGSVDYAGEVIPHHPGLPKSDPGHWWASFFFGKPSHLIMTTVSESPENSGSFRTTNGLFPCGLAQETVRKNTVSDTKNDSSASA; this is encoded by the exons ATGGCATCCATTCCATCAAGTGGCTCACTTGTCGCAACCCATGATTATTACCGCA GACGCCTGGGATCCACCTCCAGTAACAGCTCTTGTGGGAGTGTGGACTATGCTGGCGAGGTCATTCCTCACCACCCAG GTCTTCCAAAGTCTGATCCTGGTCACTGGTGGGCCAGCTTCTTCTTTGGTAAACCATCTCATCTCATCATGACCACTGTTTCGGAATCCCCAGAGAA CTCAGGAAGCTTCCGTACGACCAATGGCCTGTTCCCATGTGGCCTGGCTCAGGAGACGGTGAGGAAGAACACTGTCAGTGACACCAAGAATGACTCCAGCGCCTCTGCCTGA